agcctccccctttttcctccaaacataattatTATTCATCATCATTTTTggcaaacaattctatttttgtttcatcagactagaggacatttctccaaaaagtaagatctttgtccccatgtgcagttgcaaaccataatctggcttttttatggcggttttggagcagtggccttgcagagcagcctttcaggttatgtcgatataggactcgttttactgtggatatacattgccttgcgaaagtattcagcacccttgaactttgcgaccttttgccacatttcaggcttcaaacataaagatataaaactgtatttttttgtgaagaatcaacaacaagtgggacacaatcatgaagtggaacgacatttattggatatttcaaacttttttaacaaatcaaaaactgaaaaatcgggcgtgcaaaattattcagcccccttaagttaataatttgtagcgccaccttttgctgcgattacagctgtaaggtgtttggaaattgttctcaagaatgaaccagacttgtggaagtctacaatatTTTCtctgaggacttggctgatttcttttgattttcccatgatgtcaagcaaagaggcactgagtttgaaggtaggccttgaaatacatccacaggtacacctccaattgactcaaattatgtcaattagcctatcagaagcttctaaatccatgacataatttttttgaattttccaagctgtttaaaggcacagtcaacttagtgtatgtaaacttctgacccactggaattgtgatacagtgaattataagtgaaataatctgtctgtaaacaattgttagaaaaattacttatgtcatgcacaaagtagatgtcctaaccaacttgccaaaactatagtttgataacaagacatttgtggttgaaaaactagttttaatgattcTAACCTAAATGcgtgtaaacgtccgacttcaactgtacatgtggtTAAGTGCAGTCCTCACCTGAGTGTCTGCCAATCCTGCCCCTGCTGTTGTCCTCCTCCATCCAGGCTTTGGGGTTGGTTCGGTGGGGTGGTGGGTCCAGGCGGGTCATGGTGAGGTGGGTTGAGTGGTGCCGGAGAGGCAGGTAGTCGTCCTCTGCACTGATGGAGCCACTGAGATCAGCGTAGACACTCTGGTCCCGACAGCTGGAAGAGGAGATGGTGATATAAtgttggagagaggaagagaatgagggagTGAGAAAGTATATATATTGTCCCTCTATAATTGCAATATAAGGCTCATTGACTACTTGGGTTACAAAGCATGCTCAATGAGCTTCTTGTTTGACGTTCTTTGTACCTAGTTCGTAAATGACATTTCCCCCCTGCAAAATACCTAAATATAAAGCCCAATGAAATGGCAAGTCTCCAAAGATATCTCAACACAAGTGCATAGAGTGAACAAACATGATTTTGTGCTAAACACTTCTCCTTAGTGGAGCTTCTATCTCAGACACACACTAGAGCCAATAGATTCTGAAGAGAACCTGTCAGTGCTGTCGTTGTCTCCGTCACAGATGTAGAGGTCACAGTCAGGGCTCAGGATGTATAAGGAGCTTTCCTCGTAACCCAGCTGATCTCCGCTGACATCACAGTAGCTGCTCACCACTGACAGGCCATCAGAGTCCTCCTGATAGGTCAACGAGAACACACATACCACTCACAACATACGGCAAACAAAAACAGAACATCAGCCAATAGAGCTACAGGTGACTTAATGTATTGAAGTGTAATACCATGTTAACTAGCACTCTCTGCAATTGTCAGTAATTCTGGTTAAACGAAATTCAATgtccattttcacaaaaaaacaaaTAGCAGACACTGACAAATACTGTTTGTACTATGAGAGAAAAGCAAACACTGACAAGATATGACAATGAGCAGCCATAGAAACTAAACGTTTTGTTGGAACTAGCACAATTTAACTCACTAAGCCTGCAATGCCTCATTCATTTACAGATACATATTAACAATGAACACAGGTTTAACACAGTCATCATTATCAAACCTGAACGCAACACCTCCAAGTCTCTCTTTATAGATTAATTTCCATATGGGGAAGTTCATGAAtaatctcccctctgtctcactcctctGTTCCTCAAGACGTTCCTCTCATACTCAcacgttctgtctgtctctcgatTAGAGTTGCACCGTTGTAACTCTACCTAGACAGTAGTTCTCCTCATTATTATTTCATAGCAGTTTTTTTCTTGACATATACAACCCTCCTCTGGGTTGTCTTAAAATACACATTCTCATCTTCAGTTTGACTTGAATTAATGGCAATATCAACAACAACTTTATAATATTATAGTACAAGGTAGGTATACAAAAGGTATTGCAATGTAACACAGCAATGAAAAGCAATGAGATAAGATCTGACTTCCACAAAATGTATATTTGCCTAATTTGTGGCGATCAAAGGCAAAACAAGGAGAGTGCTATGCTACCAATTAACAGTCGTGGCCTCATAAATGAATGTGCCTTTGCAATGACATACTATGTGTAGATGTGGGCCGACCGGTGCTTTCTGTAACCTGCCATCATGTATAATGTTACCAGTGATTCCCAAAAGGGCAGTAAATGATCTCCCTTCATTCATTTGTAATGGGAGCATCCTCTTCACCGCCCTCTTTGTATCTATTTTCCCTCATACGTTCCTCCTTATTCACTACACTCAACACAGGGTCATGCCTCACCAACGTCTGTTACTGAGCACATTGTAGTGAATTCAGCACTGGGTGTTACTGGTTAAATGGAGTAGCTTCCCCTTCCGGAACGAAAAAGTCTGCTAGCCAAAGTTTAAGTAGACTCAAAGTCAACATTACCACTCAGCCATTTCCCTTACTTTCTCTCGTGTATTGATCCTTGACTGTCTGACCTCAATGTAGATCTGAGCCTTTCCCTGACCCCATATCTTACCTTCCACCTGTCTGTATAGGCCCAGATAATCACTCACCACTCTTctagtcccctctccctctgtcttggcACTGGTATCCCTCTCCACGGCCTGTGGTGCTGGTGGAGGTCCAGTGGCTTGCCCTGGCTCCTTCTCCACTGcgaggttctgctgtggtgtttcGGCTGTACCCGTGCCTGTACTCGTGCCCGAGTGTAGGTGCTTCTGGCGCAGGCAGTCGTGGCAGCGGGAGGAGTCGAAGATGTTGGGCTGAAACTTGGGACAGATAAGGTCATCGCCGGAGAGGGGCATGGCGCGGCAAGAGGTGGCAGGCACTCACTCATCGCACCCCTCTGAGAACACTGAGGAACAACACAGGCTGTAAAGGCAGATAAAACCAAACACAGTATTTAATAATGAGCCTAAAACACCACAAAGTAGAAAAGGTGGTTGTGGTAAaacagtagtaccagtagtaatTCAGGGAAAATTGTAGATTTCAAAAGAATATACAGTAGTCTATGAGGAGAAAAAAACAGCTAAAACCCTTTCAACATTTCTATGAAATGTACACAGTGTAAGACATTGAAGCAATGCTGTAGCATATTTGATCCACAAGGGCCATTATTTCATGGTTAGTGTGATAAAACGGAACAGGTAAGCTAAGTGAAAACTAATTACACAAGAGGATATAGTGAAACACAATACAGAAAGGAGGATTATAGAAGTCTTTCCAGCATATTATATCATTACTAAACGTCACTGAAAGCACTTGGTAACATCCCAATTTAAAAACATTTCAGCAATGAAAATCTAAATACAAGTCAAAGTCTTGAATAATTCATCGCTAGATTTCATAATGTATATTATTTTCCATTGAATTATTCTCTTCTGAATTTGAGAGGAAGAGGTTTTCAACGATACCTGACAGAAGAGTCCTCAGCCGTCAGTTAAACTGAGAATATGCCATTTAGAGAAAgatactatactgtccatctgaCCCCCGGCACATGCCTCTTCCTCTGCTCACAATCCCCCTGAGGCTCTTACTCTTACATGGATCTGATTGGCTGTTCCGACAATGGATGAAACTGATGCACTTCTGACTGCCATGTTGGCTCTGCTTAACTTTACAGAGAACCTATCAGTCTGCCAGATCTAGAACCAATATGGAGTCAGTTGCATGACAGTTACTCTATTGAAGGTTGTATTAGATATCATGAGCTTTAGAAAGCAAAATGAACTGCTTGTGACAGATGGCCCGCGTTAGCTCAGGTTagtgtaaataaataaacactgcCAAGGTATGAGAATAGCATACATTAAAATCCTTGATTATACAGCATTTCTTGAAATCAATCAAACAAATGGGGGCATAGGGGTACTATGTCTAGAAATACACACGTAAAGATCTATTCTCTGATGCTCTGAAGAGGATGTTGACTGAGGAGTCAGGTTTCCTATCAAACAATAGGCTATAGAACTAGAGGGATTCACAAACTATAGGTTTATACAAGGATATAAACGCTACAAAAATATTAAAGCAAGTGATTCGTATATATTCTTTTCTTTTAATCAAACTTTGAGCATATACACATTGTATGAAATACAACATTACCAAAGCAGTTAGCATATAAACAAACATGTTGAAAGGAGAGAGCCTAACAAAGGAAACAGACAGGTCGAGTCCAATTGGTTAAAACAAAACAGTGTTTGAAACGGCCGCTCTGAATCGAGCAGACattggctttcaatgagaatgaatATGTGCAGTTTGTGTATTTGTGATTTTGTTTGCTCCGTAGACTTTCCAAAGTGGTACCATACAAACTCTAAATGTCTATCATGGCTGCTTAAGATCCTGATCAAACAAAGAGGCCAGACAGACCCTTACACTGCAAATCTATTTTGTTCATAACTCTCAGTCCTTGTGATGTACCCTCTTCCCAGTCAGTCTGCGTCTTTGCTTCTTGCTGGTCCTCCCAACTCTGTTCTTCTCAATTCTGCCTTTCTTGTCTGTGGCACCTGGCTTCTTGTCTGTTGGCCGGCCTCGTCCTTTGCCTTCCTGCTTCCCTTTCCTGCTTCCCTTCCGCTGCGTCTGGTGAGCGTGGAGCGAGGCGTTCAGTGAGCAGattctgcagagagggaggaggggggataatAACGTGTGAGAATAACTTGCCACCACACTGCTCATATTGTTATATAGGCATCATATTAGACTGAATTAGCTGTCAGAACTGAATACAGAATGAGAATAGAACAGGACTTGGGGGCTCATTACTATTCATTAGCAGGGCATATAGCACAGTTGTTGAGGAATAATGCAATTTGCATAAATTATTACCCGCTTTTTAAAATCCTCCAGTGATTATGACCATTATCAATAACACATAAAATGTTATTGATAGACACGTCAAATgacacattttcatttttttgGATATGAAGCCACAAATTGTGCATTCAAATATTTTAACTATTATTGACAAGGAAAGAGTACAAGTGTTTTTCATTAAATGTGAGTGAAGATAAACACAACATACTTTTTATTGAGGATGGGATTCCCAGATTTCTTTGGCATAGCGCCCATTTTCTCCTGCTCCtcaaccacctcctcctcctcaccatcctCAGTAACCTACAAAAGAAAATGTACAGTTTGAATATCTTTCAGAGAAACTTTTTCCAAACACAAGGGACGTGGAAATCTGAAACAAACGCTTTACCTGATTGGTTGCTGGTGCAAAGAGGCTGGCCCCTGTGAGGTCAAGGTCACTGATGGTTGTTACGGTAACAGTATGGTTGGGGTGATCGTACTGTACAGACTCGGTTGTGCCCGTTATCACATCCTCCAATTCatcttcttcatcatcatcatcctcatctgtGGAGAATTAACCATAACAATAAGAGTAAGTAATCAGAAGAAATGAATTCACACTACATGTTTACTTCTGGTTAAACCTGAAATCGCAGATAAGGGCAAGTGAAGGCATCCAACCATATTCTGTCAAGCTTGGCTGACATGTTTGATTATTTCGCTCAAACTCACCGAGAGCCTCTTTTCTTTCCTGCAGCAACTTCAAATACTCCTTGTGTCT
The sequence above is a segment of the Oncorhynchus gorbuscha isolate QuinsamMale2020 ecotype Even-year linkage group LG16, OgorEven_v1.0, whole genome shotgun sequence genome. Coding sequences within it:
- the LOC124000144 gene encoding nucleolar protein 12-like, producing the protein MKNLKNWNKKEKGKHDKFKPGSKKREKCVVMFNDNERQDYLTGFHKRKVERRKAAVVEIQNKIKEEQKRVREERHKEYLKLLQERKEALDEDDDDEEDELEDVITGTTESVQYDHPNHTVTVTTISDLDLTGASLFAPATNQVTEDGEEEEVVEEQEKMGAMPKKSGNPILNKKICSLNASLHAHQTQRKGSRKGKQEGKGRGRPTDKKPGATDKKGRIEKNRVGRTSKKQRRRLTGKRVHHKD